The sequence ATCCTTTCCACAAACTACCTTGTTCCTGGCTTACAATCAACGGTTCTATGGTGCCACTCTTTACATCCAGTTTGATTACGCCGACCTCTGAAGTGTGTTCTCCATATTTACCTCTCTCCCAGTCCTGACGAACGGAGACGAGTGCTTTGTGAGAACTGACTTCTGCAATGATCGCATCGTAATGCAGACTGAAATTACGCACAGCCGTACCATTCACAGGTTCCATCCATAACGTAGCGGTAACTTCATTATAAGGACCTGTTGCCGTTTGCTCCGCAGGTTTTATATGCAGGTCTTTTACCTGCACCGTCCATGGTTGGCCTTCCAGGCTTTGTGGGCGTACATGTGCCAAAAGGTATGCACGCAGCGCCGGGCCTAATTCTACTTTGTGCCCTAAGGCCAGTTCAAGTTCGCTTAGTGGCAACTGCACTTCTGCAGCAACACCTTTGGATTTAATATCCAGTAGTATCACTGAGTTCGGCATGGGATGTGCCTTTGCACCCAGCGCACATACACAACAAATCAGCAGCAAAAAGTAATATCGCATACAATAAGATTAGAAAGTAAAGCTATTGCCGTAATCCCGGGTATGATCCCTGTATACACTATGGTAGTGTATCTGGGAAGGATATACCACCCCTGTCTGACAAACGAATTCAATCCATACACTTGGTCCATCGATACGTACATAGTCAGCATTCGTATCCAGTGTGGCGTTGCCAGAATAAGCAATGTAAGTGCTGCTCAACTCATTACTATAGATAGTGAGCAGCGCTGCAGCGGTGGCACTGTCTGCATCATTTACCCATGGTTTCATAGCAGCTAATACCAATGCCTGTTGTGCACTTGTGAGTGAACTAACGGCGATGCCTGATTTGGTGGAGGGGAACTGTCCGTCTTCGTTAGGGCCTAAGAGTACATCGCTGAACTTGGCGGTCAGTTTGGCGCTTGCCAGTTCTGATGTGCTAAGTGAAGACAGCATTGCTAACATAGCAGCCTGTTCCTGTGCCAGTGGAGCATACGTAGTACCACTGGATGTCCAGCTCTTGGGCTCGATACCTTCAAACCTTGGCGTAGCACCGGTTACAGCGCCACCACTGAAAGTAATGTTTACAGCCAGGTGGTGACCACCGAATTGCAATTGCCAGGTACCTGTAGTAGAAGGCGTACCTACGAAGGCAATGAAGTAGATACCGGAGCCATAGCTACTGCTACCGCTAGTGGTATTCAATACATCATCTGCAGCTATGATCTGGGTGATTTCGTCATACCCTTCGTTGGCGGCAGTGCCGGAAGCAGCCACTACAATTGCCTTGGCAGCGGCCAGCTGGGTGCTGCTCAGGGAAGAGTACTGCAGACCATTGCGGCAACTACTACCACATGGGAGGTTGGACCACTTGATGGCATACGTACTGGAATAAGTGGTGATGAGTGATGAAAGCTGTGTGCTGGTTAGCGTAGCTTCAAAAGCTTCGGCCAGACAAACTACCTTGGCAGTAGTATTGGCGGCGGAACTACAATCTGATGTCGCAGTAGAGGTAGTAGTATCAGTTGTCGTGGTAGTGTCTGTAGTGGTAGAAGTGGTTGTCGCATCCTTCTTACTACATGAAAGTATCAGCATAGCCGGAATGATGGCAAGTAAACTGAAATAGATTGTGCGCATTTTCATGTTCTAGTTTTTGGTGAAAGGGAAAAGGTCCACACTGGTTTGTATATAAGACTTGCAATTAAAGACAAGGTTTAGCTATTCAGGGAGGGATTGGGGTAAATGGAGGATTTGTTGTGGTGAAAGTCAGGATTTGAAAACTTCAAAAAACGCCGATTCGTAGCTGTTGCCTAAAGGGATGTCGGATCCTGCGATGAGGATTTGTTTGTTACGTACAATTTCAATGGCGGAGAGGGCGACGATGTAGGAGCGGTGTACGCGAATGAAATCTTTCTGAGGGAGCTTTTCCATGATGGCTTTCATGGTCATGCGGACCAGAAGTGGTTTTTGGGATTTGAGGTAGATCTTGAGGTAGTTGTCCCAGCCTTCGATGTACTGGATATCAGAGATGAAGACTTTGACTAATCCGTAGTCTACTCTGAGTACGAGTTGAGGGACCTGAGCGGCTTCCTGGCGGCGGCAAACGGCTTTTTCGACGGCTTGCTGGAAACGGGTGAAGGTGAAGGGTTTGAGGAGGTAGTCAACGGCGTTGACTTCGTAACTTTCTACGGCGTAGTCGCGGTAGGAAGTGGTGAAGATGACGAGGGAGGGTTGGGGGATAGATTTGTAAAAGTCGATTCCCGAGACGGAGGGCATGTTGATGTCGAGGAAGAGGAGGTCGATGGGGTATTGGCGGAGGAAGGACATAGCTTCGGTAGTGCCGGTGAAGGTTTTCTCCAGGCGGATGTAGTCGATTTTTTGACAGAAAGTGTCAATTACGGCTAAGGCAGGTGGCTCGTCATCTAATGCGATGGCTGTCATCATGAAGGCAAATATATATTTTTTTTTGAGGGCAGGCCTACGGCCTGCCCTCAAAAAATATTAATTCTTTGTTACCGGGTTGATACCTGCTTTCTTTATTTTCTCCACTACAAATGTACCTACCCGTGTTCCCTGATCCACTCCATTGTCCACTGAATCGCGGTAATGGATTCCACCATAAATGCGGGACACCGCTGCTTCCTTTGCTGCATTCCAGAAGGAGGTAAAATGCCGTGGTGTCAATTCCCAGAACTCTTCTGAATTATCTGTGTATTCAAAGTTATCTCCAAACAGATAAGTCAGCATGGTAGCAACGGCAGATGATACTACACTATGTCCGCTGGTATATTCAGGAAATGGCGGGGTTTGTAAATTCGGCTTCCATTTTACATCTATATATTTATTAATAAATGCTTCCGGACGGATACGGTTAGTGCTGTATTTCGCATCCCAACAACTGATAAACGCATCCATCATCACATTGGCAGCCAGCATGTGTACCTGTAAGGTATGATCAAAATCCAGTTTTGCTTTGCGGCTGGCAATACCTGTGATATTCATCCAGTGGCCACCAGGAGTGATTTTCTTAAAACCAATGGCCATGTGTCCATAAGTGCTTACCGCAAATGGATTACAATCCCAGAATCCCGCGATCGTCATCTCTTCCTTAGTTGGATGCACTCCATAGTTATACACCTCCATATTCAGCTTGTAAAAGTCGCTGGTAGTGTCTTTACTAAAGGCTGTCATCGGTTTAGATTTGAATTGTGTACAGCTATCGATCACCATCGGACGAATGGTACGCCAGTTGGGTTCTACCGCATCCATGTATGCAGGAGGTGTAGGATACCAATACCCCTCCCCTTTCAATGGTGTATACCTGCGTAAGGTGCTGAGCTTGCCATACCCATCTGTTTTAGACCATGCCACTATCTGCTTTACCACACCCTCTGCGACCATTACAGAATTCTTTATAATACTATCAGGTACCTGGTCTTTCTTAAACAGGTCTATCAGCTTCTCCTCATCATCTGCCAGCATAAATCCGGAAGGTAATAACTGCTTGCCTGCTTCTAAGATCGCATACACAGCCGCTACCTTATAATCGTACGTTCTGCCACTATCGGGTACGGTGACTGCCGGATAAGATCTTATAAAAGTTGCTGCACCGGGAATGGATGGATCATGCTTTGCCACAATCTGGTAAGCCGCCAGTGTTGCATAACTATAAAAACGAGTCGCCGCAGGCGGATTTACTACATCGTGCATCATTACCATAGAAAGAGAAAACACTGCCGGCTGTATATAATCAGTAAAGGGAGCCTTGTCATACTGCTGTTGTGCATGCCCAAGCTGACTAACGAGTAACAATCCAAAGATGAGTTGCTTCATACTTATTGTTCTTTATAGAGTGAGATTCCTTATTAGTTCTTTATAGAGTGAGATACCCTTCATTGTTCCTTATAGAGTGGTATTCCCTCATTGTTCCTTATAGAGTGAGACACCTTCATTGTTCACACCAACTACCACAAAGTTTTTACCATTGATAGCGATTTCGCCGGCAGACTTTACATCGCCTTTGATACAGATACCTGCTGCTGACTGATCTACATAGGTAAACCCTCCTTTGCCATCACCTTTGAGCAGACAACCATAGCCAGCGTCAAAACTACCCAGCTTCAGGCGATTGTCACAATGGTTACCAAGCAACAATAAATCTGGTTTACCATCTTCATTGAAATCACCAGTCAGGATTTTGGTGACTACGGAGAATTGTGCTTCTACAGGTAATGGTGATACAACAAATTTGCCATTCTTATTCAGCAGACATAAGCTGCGGGTTTCAGTCACCGTGAGTTTGCCAGCCTTCGCCAGATCATCAGGCGAAACAATATCTTTCATGGTTGCATCTGAATAATTTTTATAGGATGTGAACTTCTTTCGCATCGGATAAATCTGGTCATTCAGCTCATCCCTGCTCACGTATGGATAACTTACACCCTGTATATAGAAGTTCAGGAATGGATCGATGTTACCATTTTTATCAAAGTCAGCATAATACAATTCAACAGGTTCTTTGGCAGAAGCTTTGATCTGTGTATTCAGACCCAGGTTACCAGCTATGAGATCATCATTGCCATCACCATCTACATCTTTCACTGCCAGACTAAACCAAAAACCATTTTGTGGCTGATCAAAGTAGTCCGCTGTCTTATCTTTAAAGCCATCCGCTTTGTTAATATATACAGACAGTGGCATCATCTCTCCACATACTACCAGATCCTTCCGACCATCTTTATCCAGGTCTATCCACTGTGCATCTGTGATCATACCTGTTTTTGCAAAAGGTACATCTGCTACTGTGAATTTTCCCTTACCATTATTTATTAACAGGTAAGATATTGGTGATACAGGGTACTGACCGGGAACAACACGCCCCCCTACAAAGAGGTCCATGTCTCCATCATTATCAAAATCACATGGGCGTACACAGGATTTACTGTTGGCACTCACATCAGGCAAGTTCTCACTGGCTTTTACAAGTATGCCCTTTCCATTATTGATAAACAGTTCATCCTGCAACATGGCTGTATTTGGATCACAATTAAAGTAACCGCCCATTGCCAGGTACAGATCAGGATAACCATCTCCGTTAGCATCAAAGAAGATGGCATCGGATACACAGTTTTCGGTGGGGTCTTCCAGCTTCATGCTCTTATTCATTTCAAAGCTACCACTCCCTGATTGTGTATAGATACGGCCGGGCAATTCCCTATTGCCACTTACATACAGGTCTTCTTTTCCATCTTTATTCACATCTGCTTTTGCAATGACAGGGCCTGTTTTGGAATACATAAACAACATGAGCAACTGACGTTTGAAATCATTCGCCGGCATTTCTTCATGTTTGTAATCAATGAGGCCATCTGCTTTTGTAAAGACGGGTTTGGTGAGGGTAGCAGATGGTAAAGGTGCATTTGGTGCGAAGTCTATTTTCAGTAACTGATTGGCGGCTACATCCGTCATGCGTTGTTCTTTATTACCGGGCCATACGATCAATACGGAATCAGCTTTGGCAGCATTACCCAGGCCAAATAACAACTGGGTAGATACTGCACCCAGATAGCCTTTGCCGGGATTAACTTCCTGGTATTGCTGCATGCCATTTGTATACACATATACTTTGGCACCGATGGCCTGTGTATTCTTACCTTCTCCTTTCAATTTAAAGGAGAGATACGCCGTTTTGCTCTGTTCTCTCGTCATGTTCTGGTAAACACCCGCCGGATCATTGATACGGTTGATGACCAGATCGAGATCGCCGTCATTATCCAGGTCTGCATACACTGCTCCACTGGATACGCCGGGTTGATCTACGCCCCATTCCTGTTGCTTATTGGCAAAGGTGAGGTCATGATTATTGCGGAAGATATAATTCTTTAACGGTGTGACAGGCATAGCGGTAACGAGATCCATAAACTTGATGGGTTCGCGCTCCATGGCCTTCTTTATTTTGTAATCGCCCCAATAGCGCAGGAAGTCTTTGTTGGTATAATCGCGCAGGTAACCATTTGTAACAAAGAGGTCTTTATAGCCATCGTTGTCAAAGTCAGCAAAGAGTGGGCACCAGCTCCAGTCAGTATTTGATACACCGGCCAGCTGACCGATTTCACTGAAGGTGCCATCGCCATTGTTCAGTTGCAGCATATTGCGCATATACTGCTCATAGAGGTCCTGTGACTTCATGAGGTCATGCATTTCGTAGCTCTCTTCCATCTGCAGCAGTTTCTGACGCTTGTTATCTTCAGGGAGCATATCGAGTGTGAGCACATCCGGTAATCCATCGTTGTTGTAGTCAGCAATATCTACACCCATAGAGAAGTGAGACAGATGTTTAAAAGTTTCTTTAGTACGTTCACTGAAAGTACCGTTGTGATTGTTGATGTATAGATAATCAGGTTCGTTGTAGTCGTTGGTCACATAGATATCTTCCCAGCCATCTTTGTTGATGTCTGCTACGGCTACACCCAGCCCAAAGGTAAGCGGGTTCTGAATAATGCCGGAATTGAGGGTGATATCAGTGAAGTGGTTGTTATCATTACGATAGAGTTTGTTACCCGCCAGAGAGTCGGTCAGGGTTTTGTATCTGGCAAACTCCATGTTGTCAATCTTGTTTGTGCTGTGGTTGAGGAGGAACATATCGAGGTCGCCGTCGTTGTCGAAATCGAAGAAGACAGCATTTGTGCTATATCCCGGATCGTCGAGACCATATTCCTTTGCCTTTTCCACAAATTTCATATTGCCCTGGTTGATAAATAGCTGATTGCGGCGGGTAGCATCATCGCGTTTACCGGAGTAACATATGTAGATATCGAGGAGTCCGTCACCGTTTACGTCAGCCATGGTTACGCCTGTTTTCCAGCTATCTGATTTCCCGCCGATGCCTTTGCCGGCATCTTTAGTAATTTCTTTGAACTGCATGTTGCCCATGTTCTGGTAGAGTGCACCCGGCTGCATGTTCGCAGTGAAGTACAGGTCCTGTAATCCATCGTTGTTCAGATCTCCAACGGCCACACCGGCACCGTTATAGAAGTATTCGTATTGCAGTACGTTCAATCCTTCTGTTTCGTTCAAAGGATTTGAGAACTTAATGCCGGTTGTTTTGGAAGGTAGCTGTTGGAAAAGTTTCTGTTGTGCCTGGATAGCGAAAGGGATGGAGGATGCTATCACGAGGACCAGCAAGAAGGTGGAATAACGCATGGATAAATAGTTTTTCAGTGTTCCCATTCTTAAAGATGAAAAGTTAATGCGGCAAATTGCCGCATTAACTTTTCTTTATTTAGCTAGTCATGAACAAAAAGTCATTATTGAGCTACATCCCACCAGATGCGTGAGGTATAAGTATCTCCATTAGAGAGACTGCTCACACCAGAAGCATAACCTGAAGGGTTTGTAGAATTCTCAGTAGACTGATAAGGAATTCTTCTTGGAATAGTGCCACCTGTGAAGTTGCCGGTATAGACTACAGGCGTCAGTACAGGATAACCAGATCTTCTCCAGTTGTTCCATGCCTCGATGAAGTTCATCAGGGTACCTTCTGTTACCCATAACTGCTCGTTGATCTGCTTGATAGAAGCGGTAGCTGAAGTAACATCCAGCGGATTGGCAGCTATGAAGAGCGTTGCAGTTGCAGTAGAGATAGAAGCATCTGAAGAGAAGGTAGCCAGCGATTGCATAGAAGCAGTTACACCAGCAGCGTAGTGAGAAGTAGCAGTTCCACCTACACTCCATCCACGTGCAGCGGCTTCGGCCAGCAGCAGTTCTGTTTCAGCATAAGTTAAAACGAACTCAGGACCGCTGTAGTTTCTGTACAGCGAATTGGTAGGACGGGAATATTTACCCAAAGGAGCCGGAGAGTCATCGGTAGTTGCAGCAGCGGTAGCACCTGGATAATCACTTCTAGTAGTGATATCGGTAGTACCACCATTCAGGTCATAACCGTTTGGCATACCTAACTGAATGCTGGAATCAGTAGAACCAGCCAGTGCGGTGTTGTTATTTGCAGCCAGACCGTTTGGTGCAATTTCAGCGATGTATTCCAGGCGGGGGTCATTCATTTTCCTCATGTAATCGATGAAGGTTTTAGACCATTTTACTTCCCTGTAGTCATCCTGTACCATCAGCGCGTTGGTAGTAGCATTGCTAAAACCACCAGAGTTGTCACAAATTACCACAGCATCGTCAGCTGTACTGGTAAACACGCCACCTGTAACAGCTTTCTCAGCCCATGTCTGTGCCAGGGTTGGATTTACTTTCGAAAGGCGCATAGCTGTACGCAGCATCAGGGAGTAGCCGAATTTCTTCCATTTAGCGATATCACCACTATAGAACAGGTCTGCTGTTGGTTTGGTACCGCTTTCATCCAGTGCAGAGATGGCAGTTTGCAATTCTGTCAGCATGGAAGTATAGATAGATTCCTGTGAATCGTAAGCAGGGGTAAAAGTACCTGATTTACCTTTTAGAGCTTCGGAGTAAGGTACATCACCATAGCAATCAGTAATGTGTTGCATAATCAGCACATTCATGATTTTACCGATATTCGAAAGGTTTGGCAGACTTTTCTGCTGCGCCAATGTATCCATTTCGTATGCATAGCTGGCAGCCTGGTAGTCTTCGTTCCAGATCCTGTCCTGGTAACCGATCTGACCGGAAGAAGCTACATATTTATCACCATTGCTGTAGTAGTTGAAGGTAGAAGACAACAACTGTACCCACATACTCTGGAATAACAACTGGCTATAACCAGTGTTTGCATAAGAATATTGTGCCCTTGACAGCAGGTAGTTAGGATCATATTGAGAACCGGATACCGCGGTAGGGTTACTATTTATATCGTCAAAGTTTCTGGTACAACTCGTAGCGAACAGTGTTGAAGCCAGACCTAAGCAGAGCAATCCTTTTTTCATAATCATCATTTTTTAAATTTGAAGTTTACGTTCACACCATAAGAACGGGTACTTGGTAAACTTGTACCTTCAATACCTGCGTAGTTAATCAGAGAAGAGAAACCTGCTTCAGGATCCACGTTATCAGTATGTTTCATTAATGTCAGGAGGTTACGGGCCACCAGAGACACACCGATTGAAGAGAATGGTGATTTACCCAGCATTTTACTATCGAATACATAACCAAAAGTGATCTGGCGCAGTTTGATGAAGCTTGCATCCAGTACATCGATGGTAGAAACCTGGTTAGCCAGTGTCTGGTAGTAAGTCTGCGCTGCTACAGAAGTAGTGTTTGTAGTACCATCAGATTTAACACCTTTTGCCACCACACCATCTCTACCTTCGAGGGTCATTTTGTTCAGACCGCGGTATATTGAGTAGTAGTTAGTAGCAGACAGCATTTTGTTTCCAAATTTACCATCTACCAGGAAGGAGAGTGTGAAGGATTTATAAGAGAAGTCGTTATTGATACCACCGAACCATTTAGGCAGTACGCTACCTTTTGGTAACAGGTTACCACGCTGTGGCAATCCGTCGTCAGTCAGCAGGACTTCACCTTTAGCATTACGTTTCCAGTCGTACGCCATTACCTGTGGACCTGACATACCTTTTACCAGTGCGGTGTTCGCATTCAGCGGACGATATGTACCTAAGGTGAGGGTAGTGCTGGAGCTGTTGCTACCGTAGATATCCAGGATCTTGTTGTTGATGTTGGTTGCATTCACACTAACGTTCCAGGTGAATGTACCATTAGATACCGGTGTACCTGAAATCTGCATTTCCAGACCTTTGTTCTGGGTAGAACCAGTACCGAAGTAAGCGTTGGTATAACCAGTTGCAGGAGAGATGGTACCTTTGATGATTTCATTTTGTGTTTTACGCTGGAAGTAAGCCAGGTCAACACCTAAACGATTATTCAGGAATTTCAGTTCCAGACCAACCTCTGCTTCATTCAATGTGAATGGTTTCAGATTCAGGTTTGGAAGAGAAGATGGGAAGCTACCTACGCTCTTGCTGTTGAGTGCACCATCAATCGTGTAATAAGACTGGGTGATATAATAATCATCCGGCTCACCGCTGGCTTTTGCATAAGAAGCACGGAACTTACCATAAGTCAGAGATGGAATATCCCACAGTTCAGAGAAGATGAAGCTGGCGTTTACAGATGGAACAAAGATACCTCTGTTACTTGCTGGCAGTGTAGAGTAAGTATCATAACGACCGGTAGTACCGACAGTCAGGAAACCTTTATAAGAGAAGTCAGCAGTGTAGTAAGCGGAGTTTGCCTGCTTGCGGTACACTGTATTCTGCCTGTTATAAGTTTTAACGTTGTTGTAGCTATATACATAAGGCAGGATGAAGTTGCTACCGGTAATCTGTATCAGCTCATCGTTTCTCTTTCTTACGTTCGCACCTACAGCGATGTCGACGTTGAAATCTTTAGCGATATCTTTCTTGAAACCGAGGAGACCATCTGCGTTCATTTCGCTGATCTGTTCATTGCTCAGTGTCATATTACCACTCACGATAGTACCATCCTGAGAAGTGAAGGAATAAGCAGTACCCCAGGGAGTGATATTGAAACGTCTGTCGTTGATCAGGTCATAACCCACACGAGCCTGGCCATACAGGTATTCAGTCAGATCATAGCGCGCAGTAACGGAAGAAATCATACGTTTTCTACCAATATTGTTTTGCATCTGGCTGGTTACGAAATATGGGTTGGTTACATAGATATCATCGGTGAAGGTTACTTCTTTACCGTTGTTGTTAACGTCGTAACCAGGAGCGAGGATTTTCTCATCGATGTTAGTAGCGAGGAACAGACCGTTGTTAGGGTTCAGCGGACCATCACTCAGGTAAGGTTTGTTTCTCTGATAGTCATCAATGTAATCTACCATGGCAGATATTTTGAATTTATCAGTTACTTTCTGATCGATATTCAGGTTGAAAGTTTTACGTTTCAGACCGCTGTTTTCAACGATTGATTTATTATCCAGGGCAGATGCAGACAGGCGGAAAGTACCTCTGTCGCCACCACCGGAAACAGATACAGTGTTTGTCCAGGTAGGACCTGTTCTGTAGAAGTTAGTCAGGTTATTTTTTACTGCAGAATAAGCGTAAGAATTACCATCATATTGGATAGTAGAAGCACCATCCAGTTTTTCACCCCAGCTGAGGCGGGTGCTATTCAGTGCAGCGTTTGCAGTAGTAGGTCTTGCACCTAACTGACCCTGACCATAAGTATACTGGAAGTCAGTGAAGTCGATCGCTTTATCCACAGTGAAGTTACCATTGTATTCCACCTGCATGTTACCTTTCTTACCAGTTTTGGTAGTGATCAGGATTACGCCGTTAGAAGCGCGGGAACCGTACAGAGCAGCAGCAGAAGCGCCTTTCAGTACAGTCATTGTTTCGATATCATCAGGGTTGATGTTCTGGATACCATCACCGTTATCAGAACCGCCCCACTCACCGGCGCTACCTCTCTGGGAGTTATCCATTGGTACACCATTGATTACATACAGTGGGCTGGCGGCACCAAAGCTGGCCATACCGCGCAACAATACGCGGGCAGAAGAACCAGGGCCACCACTTGTACCACTTACACTCAGACCTGCTACGCGGCCACCT is a genomic window of Chitinophaga sp. LS1 containing:
- a CDS encoding vanadium-dependent haloperoxidase; this translates as MKQLIFGLLLVSQLGHAQQQYDKAPFTDYIQPAVFSLSMVMMHDVVNPPAATRFYSYATLAAYQIVAKHDPSIPGAATFIRSYPAVTVPDSGRTYDYKVAAVYAILEAGKQLLPSGFMLADDEEKLIDLFKKDQVPDSIIKNSVMVAEGVVKQIVAWSKTDGYGKLSTLRRYTPLKGEGYWYPTPPAYMDAVEPNWRTIRPMVIDSCTQFKSKPMTAFSKDTTSDFYKLNMEVYNYGVHPTKEEMTIAGFWDCNPFAVSTYGHMAIGFKKITPGGHWMNITGIASRKAKLDFDHTLQVHMLAANVMMDAFISCWDAKYSTNRIRPEAFINKYIDVKWKPNLQTPPFPEYTSGHSVVSSAVATMLTYLFGDNFEYTDNSEEFWELTPRHFTSFWNAAKEAAVSRIYGGIHYRDSVDNGVDQGTRVGTFVVEKIKKAGINPVTKN
- a CDS encoding SusC/RagA family TonB-linked outer membrane protein, which gives rise to MRQLRLLVIAMLLSTVAFAQTRQLKGTVKDSKSGAPLGSVSVKVQGKNVFAVTGADGAFVLKNAPDGELLLEISLIGYTSKGVKVTAGQTSVDFTLEESSSQLGEVTVTALGISKESKKIGYAVTKVDGNVMTQARETNVAYSLGGRVAGLSVSGTSGGPGSSARVLLRGMASFGAASPLYVINGVPMDNSQRGSAGEWGGSDNGDGIQNINPDDIETMTVLKGASAAALYGSRASNGVILITTKTGKKGNMQVEYNGNFTVDKAIDFTDFQYTYGQGQLGARPTTANAALNSTRLSWGEKLDGASTIQYDGNSYAYSAVKNNLTNFYRTGPTWTNTVSVSGGGDRGTFRLSASALDNKSIVENSGLKRKTFNLNIDQKVTDKFKISAMVDYIDDYQRNKPYLSDGPLNPNNGLFLATNIDEKILAPGYDVNNNGKEVTFTDDIYVTNPYFVTSQMQNNIGRKRMISSVTARYDLTEYLYGQARVGYDLINDRRFNITPWGTAYSFTSQDGTIVSGNMTLSNEQISEMNADGLLGFKKDIAKDFNVDIAVGANVRKRNDELIQITGSNFILPYVYSYNNVKTYNRQNTVYRKQANSAYYTADFSYKGFLTVGTTGRYDTYSTLPASNRGIFVPSVNASFIFSELWDIPSLTYGKFRASYAKASGEPDDYYITQSYYTIDGALNSKSVGSFPSSLPNLNLKPFTLNEAEVGLELKFLNNRLGVDLAYFQRKTQNEIIKGTISPATGYTNAYFGTGSTQNKGLEMQISGTPVSNGTFTWNVSVNATNINNKILDIYGSNSSSTTLTLGTYRPLNANTALVKGMSGPQVMAYDWKRNAKGEVLLTDDGLPQRGNLLPKGSVLPKWFGGINNDFSYKSFTLSFLVDGKFGNKMLSATNYYSIYRGLNKMTLEGRDGVVAKGVKSDGTTNTTSVAAQTYYQTLANQVSTIDVLDASFIKLRQITFGYVFDSKMLGKSPFSSIGVSLVARNLLTLMKHTDNVDPEAGFSSLINYAGIEGTSLPSTRSYGVNVNFKFKK
- a CDS encoding VCBS repeat-containing protein; amino-acid sequence: MGTLKNYLSMRYSTFLLVLVIASSIPFAIQAQQKLFQQLPSKTTGIKFSNPLNETEGLNVLQYEYFYNGAGVAVGDLNNDGLQDLYFTANMQPGALYQNMGNMQFKEITKDAGKGIGGKSDSWKTGVTMADVNGDGLLDIYICYSGKRDDATRRNQLFINQGNMKFVEKAKEYGLDDPGYSTNAVFFDFDNDGDLDMFLLNHSTNKIDNMEFARYKTLTDSLAGNKLYRNDNNHFTDITLNSGIIQNPLTFGLGVAVADINKDGWEDIYVTNDYNEPDYLYINNHNGTFSERTKETFKHLSHFSMGVDIADYNNDGLPDVLTLDMLPEDNKRQKLLQMEESYEMHDLMKSQDLYEQYMRNMLQLNNGDGTFSEIGQLAGVSNTDWSWCPLFADFDNDGYKDLFVTNGYLRDYTNKDFLRYWGDYKIKKAMEREPIKFMDLVTAMPVTPLKNYIFRNNHDLTFANKQQEWGVDQPGVSSGAVYADLDNDGDLDLVINRINDPAGVYQNMTREQSKTAYLSFKLKGEGKNTQAIGAKVYVYTNGMQQYQEVNPGKGYLGAVSTQLLFGLGNAAKADSVLIVWPGNKEQRMTDVAANQLLKIDFAPNAPLPSATLTKPVFTKADGLIDYKHEEMPANDFKRQLLMLFMYSKTGPVIAKADVNKDGKEDLYVSGNRELPGRIYTQSGSGSFEMNKSMKLEDPTENCVSDAIFFDANGDGYPDLYLAMGGYFNCDPNTAMLQDELFINNGKGILVKASENLPDVSANSKSCVRPCDFDNDGDMDLFVGGRVVPGQYPVSPISYLLINNGKGKFTVADVPFAKTGMITDAQWIDLDKDGRKDLVVCGEMMPLSVYINKADGFKDKTADYFDQPQNGFWFSLAVKDVDGDGNDDLIAGNLGLNTQIKASAKEPVELYYADFDKNGNIDPFLNFYIQGVSYPYVSRDELNDQIYPMRKKFTSYKNYSDATMKDIVSPDDLAKAGKLTVTETRSLCLLNKNGKFVVSPLPVEAQFSVVTKILTGDFNEDGKPDLLLLGNHCDNRLKLGSFDAGYGCLLKGDGKGGFTYVDQSAAGICIKGDVKSAGEIAINGKNFVVVGVNNEGVSLYKEQ
- a CDS encoding DUF3500 domain-containing protein, translated to MKMRTIYFSLLAIIPAMLILSCSKKDATTTSTTTDTTTTTDTTTSTATSDCSSAANTTAKVVCLAEAFEATLTSTQLSSLITTYSSTYAIKWSNLPCGSSCRNGLQYSSLSSTQLAAAKAIVVAASGTAANEGYDEITQIIAADDVLNTTSGSSSYGSGIYFIAFVGTPSTTGTWQLQFGGHHLAVNITFSGGAVTGATPRFEGIEPKSWTSSGTTYAPLAQEQAAMLAMLSSLSTSELASAKLTAKFSDVLLGPNEDGQFPSTKSGIAVSSLTSAQQALVLAAMKPWVNDADSATAAALLTIYSNELSSTYIAYSGNATLDTNADYVRIDGPSVWIEFVCQTGVVYPSQIHYHSVYRDHTRDYGNSFTF
- a CDS encoding SusD/RagB family nutrient-binding outer membrane lipoprotein, with protein sequence MKKGLLCLGLASTLFATSCTRNFDDINSNPTAVSGSQYDPNYLLSRAQYSYANTGYSQLLFQSMWVQLLSSTFNYYSNGDKYVASSGQIGYQDRIWNEDYQAASYAYEMDTLAQQKSLPNLSNIGKIMNVLIMQHITDCYGDVPYSEALKGKSGTFTPAYDSQESIYTSMLTELQTAISALDESGTKPTADLFYSGDIAKWKKFGYSLMLRTAMRLSKVNPTLAQTWAEKAVTGGVFTSTADDAVVICDNSGGFSNATTNALMVQDDYREVKWSKTFIDYMRKMNDPRLEYIAEIAPNGLAANNNTALAGSTDSSIQLGMPNGYDLNGGTTDITTRSDYPGATAAATTDDSPAPLGKYSRPTNSLYRNYSGPEFVLTYAETELLLAEAAARGWSVGGTATSHYAAGVTASMQSLATFSSDASISTATATLFIAANPLDVTSATASIKQINEQLWVTEGTLMNFIEAWNNWRRSGYPVLTPVVYTGNFTGGTIPRRIPYQSTENSTNPSGYASGVSSLSNGDTYTSRIWWDVAQ
- a CDS encoding LytTR family DNA-binding domain-containing protein translates to MMTAIALDDEPPALAVIDTFCQKIDYIRLEKTFTGTTEAMSFLRQYPIDLLFLDINMPSVSGIDFYKSIPQPSLVIFTTSYRDYAVESYEVNAVDYLLKPFTFTRFQQAVEKAVCRRQEAAQVPQLVLRVDYGLVKVFISDIQYIEGWDNYLKIYLKSQKPLLVRMTMKAIMEKLPQKDFIRVHRSYIVALSAIEIVRNKQILIAGSDIPLGNSYESAFFEVFKS